TTAGCATTATCTCATTCTCATCGCATATCTCCCTAAGTGCCCTGAAAAACTCCGGCCTGAAATGGTTGTCCCCTCCCTCACCCTGGATGGTTTCAATTATTATCGCACATATATCATCGGGGTTTTCAGCAATAGCTTTTTTAATCTGGTTTATTGCCTCATTTTCCGCCCTTTTCACTTCATCTAAGTGCTTTTCTAAAGGCCAAACAATCTTGGGATTTGTTATCCTGGGCCAATCGTTAAATTTCGTAAAATACATATATTTCCTCGGATCTGCCGTGTTAGTAAGGGAAAGGGCATAACCCGACCTTCCGTGAAAGGCCTCCTTAAAGTGTATAACCTTGGTTCCCTTCTGAGCGCTTTCTTTATAACCTTTATCAATGTTTTTCCTTACCTTCCAGTCCATAGCGACCTTTAATGCGTTTTCTACCGCCAGGGTGCCGTAATCGATTAAGAAAAGGTGAATAAAATTTTCCGGTGCGGCAACTTCCATAAAGGTTTTTACAAACTGAGCCATTTCCACCGTATATATATCCGAATTGGCCACTTTATTGACAGCAGCTCTGAAGACTCTCTCTTTAAATTCCTCGTTGGCAAGTTTTGGATGATTTAAGCCCAGTGGTGATGAGGCAAAGAAGGTATAAAAGTCCAAGTAATCGGTTCCATCCTTAGCGTCCACAATGTAGCTACCGTAAGATTTTTCTAAATCAATTACAATGGGAAAGCCATCCACCAAAATATACTTTTCAAGGGTTGGAATTACATCGTGAGGTGAAAGCATATAAAAACCTCCTTCAAATGTTTGAAATTTTAATTTTACATGATTTAAATAAAATTTCATATTGTGTAATTTATTGCAATTTTTGTGCCATTTTAATTTCCCTTAATTTATCTGAAAAAACATAATAAAAAATGCCCATAATTAAGCATGAATAGCTTAATCACAGGCATATTATCTTTATATAATTTATATTTTACGTAACTGGCGGGAGTATGTGGGAATCGAACCCACCTCGGAGGTTTTGCCCCCGATGCTGGTTTTGAAGACCAGAAGGCCCACCAGGACCTATCTACTCCCGCATCCCATTATATCAGAAAAATTCCTCAAAGTAAACTTCTAATCAGAAATTCTGCTTCCGGGTATTCTTACATCTTTTATTCTTCTGGTAAAGTAAATGCCATCAAAATACTCCAGAATCGGCAAAGCGTATTTTCTCGATGTATTTAGCATATCCCTGAATTGGGACACGGAAATTTCTTTGTTTTTTTGAAAATGATTTTTTAATAATTCTTTTGCTTTTTCCACCCAGGTTTTATGCATATAAATTTCATCATTTAATTTAATAAGACTGCCTTCTAAGACGAGGTAATTTAATA
The window above is part of the Thermovenabulum gondwanense genome. Proteins encoded here:
- a CDS encoding aminotransferase class III-fold pyridoxal phosphate-dependent enzyme, coding for MLSPHDVIPTLEKYILVDGFPIVIDLEKSYGSYIVDAKDGTDYLDFYTFFASSPLGLNHPKLANEEFKERVFRAAVNKVANSDIYTVEMAQFVKTFMEVAAPENFIHLFLIDYGTLAVENALKVAMDWKVRKNIDKGYKESAQKGTKVIHFKEAFHGRSGYALSLTNTADPRKYMYFTKFNDWPRITNPKIVWPLEKHLDEVKRAENEAINQIKKAIAENPDDICAIIIETIQGEGGDNHFRPEFFRALREICDENEIML